One window of Streptococcus suis genomic DNA carries:
- a CDS encoding diaminopimelate decarboxylase has translation MTKIPFIDKETLATITDQFPTPFHLYDEKGIREKARALNAAFAWNPGFKEYFAVKATPTPAILKILQEEGCGVDCATDVEVLMSAKMGFTDIMFTSNDTQAQEFVYASEVGATINLDAYEHIEFLKNVAGIPETVCLRYNPGGIFSLGTDIMDHPEESKFGMTKDQLMQGYKDLKELGVKEFGIHAFLASNTVTNDYYPELARQLFELALEIREETGVTLDFINLSGGIGVNYRPDQEPNDIAVIGEGVRKVYEEILTPAGMGHVKIFTELGRFMLAPHGHLITKVLHRKETYRTYVGVDASAANLMRPAFYGAYHHITNISRPDAPIEVVDVAGSLCENNDKFAVNRELPRAEVGDTLVIHDTGAHGFSMGYNYNGRLRSAEILLEENGGARMIRRAETPEDYFATLYGFEFDK, from the coding sequence ATGACCAAAATACCATTTATTGATAAGGAAACCCTTGCGACGATTACAGACCAATTTCCAACGCCTTTTCACTTGTACGATGAGAAGGGAATTCGTGAAAAAGCGCGTGCGCTCAATGCTGCTTTTGCTTGGAACCCAGGCTTTAAGGAATATTTTGCGGTTAAGGCGACACCGACACCAGCTATCTTGAAAATTTTGCAAGAAGAGGGCTGCGGTGTGGATTGTGCGACGGATGTGGAAGTGCTGATGAGTGCCAAAATGGGCTTTACGGACATTATGTTTACTTCCAATGATACCCAGGCGCAAGAATTTGTCTATGCGAGCGAAGTTGGAGCGACCATTAACTTGGACGCCTATGAGCATATCGAGTTTTTGAAAAATGTAGCCGGTATTCCTGAGACAGTCTGCCTACGTTATAATCCGGGTGGCATCTTCTCGCTTGGTACAGACATCATGGACCATCCAGAAGAGTCCAAATTTGGCATGACCAAGGACCAGCTCATGCAGGGTTACAAGGACTTGAAAGAATTGGGCGTTAAGGAATTTGGTATCCATGCCTTTTTGGCCTCCAACACTGTGACCAATGACTACTATCCAGAATTGGCGCGCCAGCTCTTCGAATTGGCCCTGGAAATCCGTGAGGAGACAGGGGTCACACTTGATTTTATCAACCTGTCAGGTGGTATTGGGGTCAACTACCGTCCAGACCAGGAGCCAAATGATATTGCCGTGATTGGCGAGGGTGTCCGCAAGGTTTACGAAGAAATTCTTACGCCTGCTGGCATGGGACATGTGAAAATCTTTACGGAGCTAGGACGTTTTATGCTGGCGCCACATGGGCATCTGATTACTAAGGTTCTCCACCGCAAGGAAACCTATCGGACTTATGTCGGTGTGGATGCCTCAGCAGCCAACCTAATGCGTCCAGCCTTCTACGGTGCCTACCACCATATCACCAATATCAGTCGACCAGACGCTCCGATTGAAGTAGTGGATGTGGCGGGCTCTCTCTGCGAAAACAACGATAAATTCGCAGTCAATCGTGAATTGCCACGCGCAGAAGTGGGGGACACCCTGGTCATCCATGATACGGGTGCTCACGGTTTCTCCATGGGCTATAACTACAACGGACGCCTGCGTTCAGCGGAGATTCTCTTGGAGGAAAATGGCGGAGCGCGTATGATTCGACGGGCTGAAACGCCAGAAGACTACTTTGCTACCTTGTACGGTTTTGAATTTGACAAGTAA
- a CDS encoding YneF family protein has protein sequence MGIGIVILLVVLALAGGVALGIYLSRKQVEKMIADKPILDENALRLMMSQMGQKPSEAKVQQVLRQIKSQQKVATNKKK, from the coding sequence ATTGGAATTGGAATTGTTATTTTATTGGTTGTCTTAGCACTTGCTGGTGGGGTTGCTCTCGGTATTTACCTATCACGCAAACAGGTTGAAAAAATGATTGCGGATAAGCCTATTTTGGATGAAAATGCTCTTCGTTTGATGATGAGCCAAATGGGTCAAAAACCAAGCGAGGCTAAGGTTCAGCAGGTATTGCGCCAAATCAAGAGCCAACAAAAAGTAGCAACTAACAAGAAAAAATAA
- a CDS encoding acylphosphatase — protein sequence MRKVKMIASGRVQGVGFRWSVQALALEIGDVYGRVWNNDDGTVTILAQSDQADKLSHFIHEIRKGPSRMARVNYLDVNLANFPDMTDFKVNHG from the coding sequence ATGAGAAAGGTCAAAATGATTGCCTCTGGTCGTGTCCAGGGAGTTGGTTTTCGTTGGTCAGTCCAGGCTCTGGCTCTGGAAATCGGTGACGTCTACGGCCGTGTCTGGAACAATGACGATGGAACAGTCACCATCCTGGCCCAGTCGGATCAAGCTGACAAGCTCAGCCATTTTATCCATGAAATACGAAAAGGACCTTCTCGTATGGCCAGGGTCAACTATCTAGATGTGAATTTGGCCAATTTCCCGGATATGACAGATTTTAAAGTCAATCATGGCTAG
- a CDS encoding Bax inhibitor-1/YccA family protein: MNNDSVIINQVDNTALNRFFGKVYGVVAMGIGLSALVSFLTVTVFRDTLFALMRGGSMLMMIIMIAQIALVFAASAMAAKNSPLALPMFLGYSVTNGFTLSVVLLAYTGETVALAFVSTALMFAVMAIIGMTTKKNLSGMAQALRAALWGVIIASVVNIFLRSSGISFAMSIISVLIFSGLIAYDNQRIRTVFEQTGGNVGQGWVVSMGLQLYLDFINLFLNLLRIFGNLNRD; the protein is encoded by the coding sequence ATGAATAATGATTCAGTAATTATCAACCAGGTGGACAATACCGCCCTCAACCGTTTCTTTGGTAAGGTTTACGGCGTTGTCGCTATGGGAATTGGCTTGTCGGCCTTGGTGTCGTTTTTGACAGTGACAGTTTTCCGAGACACTTTATTCGCTCTCATGCGTGGTGGTTCCATGCTCATGATGATTATCATGATTGCCCAGATTGCCCTGGTCTTTGCGGCCTCAGCTATGGCGGCTAAAAATAGTCCGCTGGCTCTGCCTATGTTTTTGGGCTATTCAGTGACAAATGGTTTCACTCTGAGTGTCGTGCTGTTGGCCTATACAGGTGAAACAGTGGCCCTGGCCTTTGTATCAACTGCCCTCATGTTTGCGGTCATGGCTATTATCGGGATGACCACTAAGAAAAATCTGTCCGGCATGGCCCAGGCTCTTCGAGCAGCTCTCTGGGGAGTGATTATTGCCAGTGTTGTCAATATCTTTCTACGTAGCTCAGGTATCAGCTTTGCTATGTCTATCATCTCTGTCTTGATTTTCTCAGGTTTGATTGCCTATGATAATCAGCGCATCCGCACTGTTTTCGAGCAAACAGGCGGAAATGTCGGTCAAGGCTGGGTCGTTTCTATGGGCCTGCAGCTCTATCTTGACTTTATTAACTTGTTCCTGAACTTGCTCCGCATTTTTGGTAACTTAAATCGAGATTAA
- a CDS encoding SGNH/GDSL hydrolase family protein, whose product MNNRKVFHGLFYFFLCLILTVFLFDWLIPKAASRVSPSEISQSDERPILHYVAIGDSLTEGVGDTTGQGGFVPLLAQDLANQLSVDVVDANYGIAGNTSNQILKRMKSDKKLQADLKRADLMTLTVGGNDLRKVIMNNITDLKVSSFNKPSKDYAKRLKEIIDYAHKQNKDLPIYVVGIYNPFFLSFPEMTEMQTIVDNWNEVTAKTLEEQDKVYFVPINDLLYKGLEEEVGISSTDAGTRNNLLYNEDSFHPNNTGYEIIKKAIVEKIHETPKEW is encoded by the coding sequence ATGAATAATCGAAAAGTTTTTCATGGGCTCTTTTATTTCTTTCTGTGCTTGATATTGACCGTCTTTCTGTTTGACTGGCTGATTCCAAAGGCTGCATCAAGGGTGTCTCCTTCAGAAATCAGTCAGTCAGACGAGCGCCCCATCCTACACTATGTTGCGATTGGTGATTCATTGACGGAAGGTGTGGGGGATACCACGGGCCAAGGAGGCTTTGTTCCGCTTCTGGCTCAAGATTTGGCCAACCAGCTCTCAGTGGATGTTGTCGATGCCAATTATGGCATTGCAGGCAATACCAGCAACCAGATTTTAAAAAGGATGAAGTCTGATAAGAAATTGCAGGCAGATTTGAAGCGGGCGGATTTGATGACTTTGACGGTTGGTGGAAATGATTTGCGAAAGGTGATTATGAACAATATCACCGATTTAAAAGTATCTTCTTTCAATAAGCCATCCAAGGATTATGCCAAAAGACTGAAAGAGATTATTGACTACGCCCACAAGCAAAATAAGGATTTACCTATTTACGTTGTTGGTATTTACAATCCTTTCTTTTTAAGTTTTCCAGAAATGACCGAAATGCAGACTATCGTGGATAATTGGAATGAAGTGACTGCCAAGACGCTTGAAGAGCAGGACAAGGTTTACTTTGTTCCCATCAATGATTTGCTTTACAAGGGATTGGAAGAAGAGGTGGGTATCAGTTCCACTGATGCAGGTACTAGAAATAATCTACTCTACAACGAAGATAGTTTTCACCCCAATAATACGGGCTATGAAATTATAAAGAAAGCAATCGTGGAGAAAATACATGAAACCCCAAAAGAATGGTAA
- the yidC gene encoding membrane protein insertase YidC — MKLKNKRFIKLSGLSLATLLFLSGCVQTDKSGNPTGFIWNYLGQPMSYLIEYFAENQALGYGLAIIIVTLIVRLIILPLGIYQSYKAAIQSEKMNYLKPILGPIQERMKNASSQEEQLAAQQEYFATQKQYGVSMLGGMGCLPLLIQMPFFSAIYFAARHTPGIAEASFLGIDLGKSSLILTAIAGVLYYGQSLLMQVGMDEEQKKQMKTMALMNPLMIVMISFGSPAGVTLYWVIGGLISLIQQAITNFILKPRIRKQVEEEFKNKPLKAAPGKVKDVTPAASAIIEEKASKKKKRNAGKQRSR; from the coding sequence TTGAAATTGAAAAATAAACGATTCATCAAATTGTCAGGCTTGTCACTGGCAACTCTGCTCTTCTTGTCGGGCTGTGTGCAGACAGATAAAAGTGGTAATCCGACCGGTTTCATCTGGAACTATCTGGGGCAACCAATGTCTTATCTCATCGAATACTTTGCTGAGAACCAGGCCCTGGGCTATGGTTTGGCCATTATCATCGTGACCCTGATTGTCCGCTTGATTATCCTTCCACTAGGTATTTACCAATCTTATAAGGCAGCTATCCAGTCTGAAAAGATGAACTACCTCAAGCCAATTCTTGGTCCAATCCAGGAACGTATGAAGAATGCAAGTTCTCAGGAAGAACAGCTGGCTGCCCAACAAGAATACTTCGCTACGCAAAAACAGTACGGTGTGAGTATGTTGGGAGGCATGGGTTGTTTACCACTCCTGATTCAGATGCCTTTCTTCTCGGCTATCTACTTTGCGGCTCGCCACACTCCAGGTATTGCTGAGGCTAGTTTCCTCGGTATCGACCTGGGCAAATCCAGCCTGATTTTAACAGCTATTGCAGGTGTACTCTACTATGGACAATCCCTCCTCATGCAGGTCGGTATGGATGAAGAACAGAAAAAGCAAATGAAAACCATGGCACTGATGAATCCGCTCATGATTGTGATGATCTCATTTGGCTCTCCTGCTGGTGTAACCCTTTACTGGGTAATCGGTGGTCTGATTAGTCTTATCCAACAAGCCATCACCAACTTCATCCTCAAGCCACGCATTCGTAAGCAGGTAGAGGAAGAATTTAAGAACAAACCCTTGAAAGCTGCACCAGGAAAGGTCAAAGATGTGACCCCAGCTGCATCAGCTATCATCGAAGAAAAAGCATCTAAAAAGAAAAAACGCAACGCTGGTAAACAACGTTCGAGATAG
- a CDS encoding HD domain-containing protein — protein MTAYKKDKEYMHYVGHLIATPKVQKLGTIPHHYHSTRLEHSINVSYTSYKIAKKFGWDAKATARGGLLHDLFFYDWRDTKFQKSHAWVHPRIAKRNAQKLTKLNKVEEDIIVKHMFGATIAPPRYKESWIVTCVDKYWAVREWSLPLQHKWKHRKILRFQ, from the coding sequence TTGACAGCTTACAAAAAAGATAAAGAGTATATGCACTATGTGGGCCATCTGATTGCGACGCCCAAGGTGCAAAAATTGGGCACTATTCCCCACCACTACCATTCGACACGGCTGGAACATTCCATTAATGTGTCCTACACCAGCTATAAAATTGCCAAAAAATTTGGCTGGGATGCCAAAGCGACAGCTAGAGGCGGTCTCTTGCACGATTTGTTTTTCTATGACTGGCGGGATACCAAATTTCAGAAGAGCCATGCCTGGGTCCACCCAAGGATTGCCAAGCGCAATGCCCAGAAATTGACCAAGCTCAATAAGGTCGAAGAGGATATTATCGTCAAACACATGTTCGGTGCTACCATTGCCCCTCCCCGCTACAAGGAATCTTGGATTGTCACCTGCGTGGACAAGTATTGGGCGGTTCGTGAATGGAGTCTGCCCCTGCAGCACAAGTGGAAGCATCGCAAAATTCTACGTTTTCAATAA
- the racE gene encoding glutamate racemase yields MDNRPIGFLDSGVGGLTVVRELMRQLPHEEVVYIGDSARAPYGPRPAQQIREYTWQLVNFLLTKNVKMIVFACNTATAVAWEEVKEKLDIPVLGVILPGASAAIKATQSGKVGVLGTAMTIQSDIYREKIQALSPETQVESLACPRFVPLVESNSHQSSLAKKVVYETLKPLMGRVDTLVLGCTHYPLLRAIIQNAMGQDVKLIDSGAETARDISVLLNYFQLNRSRTEANLQHRFYTTASPEAFKDIAESWLGIDIQVEHVEL; encoded by the coding sequence ATGGATAATCGACCAATCGGATTTTTAGATTCAGGTGTGGGTGGTCTGACGGTGGTTCGTGAACTCATGCGTCAACTACCCCACGAAGAAGTCGTCTATATCGGAGATTCGGCCAGGGCCCCTTACGGCCCAAGGCCAGCTCAACAAATCAGAGAGTATACCTGGCAGCTGGTCAATTTTCTCTTGACCAAGAATGTTAAAATGATTGTTTTCGCCTGCAATACAGCGACGGCTGTTGCCTGGGAAGAGGTTAAGGAAAAGTTGGATATTCCAGTTTTAGGTGTGATTTTGCCAGGGGCATCGGCTGCTATCAAGGCGACCCAGTCTGGCAAGGTGGGAGTGTTGGGCACAGCTATGACTATCCAGTCAGATATTTACCGGGAAAAAATTCAGGCCCTGTCGCCGGAAACTCAGGTTGAAAGCTTGGCATGCCCACGCTTTGTCCCCCTGGTGGAGTCCAATAGCCACCAGTCTAGCCTGGCCAAGAAGGTGGTCTACGAAACCCTCAAGCCCCTTATGGGGAGGGTGGATACCCTGGTGCTGGGCTGCACCCACTATCCCCTCCTGCGGGCTATCATTCAAAATGCCATGGGGCAGGATGTAAAACTGATTGACTCTGGGGCAGAAACAGCGCGGGATATCTCCGTTTTGCTCAATTATTTCCAGCTCAATCGCAGTCGGACGGAGGCCAATCTTCAACATCGATTTTATACAACAGCCAGCCCAGAGGCTTTTAAGGATATCGCAGAAAGCTGGTTGGGCATTGATATTCAAGTGGAGCATGTAGAACTATGA
- a CDS encoding HU family DNA-binding protein yields MANKQDLIAKVAEATSLTKKDSAAAVDAVFAAVADYLAAGEKVQLIGFGNFEVRERSARTGRNPQTGAEIKIAASKVPAFKAGKALKDAVK; encoded by the coding sequence ATGGCTAATAAACAAGATTTGATCGCAAAAGTTGCAGAAGCAACTTCATTGACTAAAAAAGATTCTGCAGCAGCAGTTGATGCGGTATTCGCAGCAGTAGCTGACTACCTTGCAGCTGGTGAGAAAGTTCAATTGATTGGCTTCGGTAACTTCGAAGTTCGTGAGCGTTCAGCACGTACAGGTCGCAACCCTCAAACAGGTGCAGAAATCAAAATCGCAGCTTCTAAGGTTCCTGCTTTCAAAGCTGGTAAAGCACTCAAGGATGCTGTAAAATAA
- a CDS encoding nucleoside-triphosphate diphosphatase, which translates to MTEKIYEYRDEQNWFIGKASFANLFGSFGETGREQEIYQLGHAFDQLIASKYEDDYNQCVQIEIIRLHSDFKLIQFALDVLNDLNNRQFKAIQHQGTVLVTEGEKLHLVYLPKEGVSTEAFFGQEQGLSGLGDSILIATKNEGKTKEFRKFFEKLGYQVENLNNYPDLPDVAETGTTFEENARLKAETIAELTGKMVLADDSGLKVDVLGGLPGVWSARFSGPEATDSRNNAKLLHELAMVFETKDRSAQFHCTLVMAAPGRESLVVEADWAGYIGTEPKGENGFGYDPLFLVGETGKTSAELSLEEKNKISHRAQALEKLLEAFPVWQEQARQS; encoded by the coding sequence ATGACAGAAAAGATTTACGAATACAGGGACGAGCAGAATTGGTTTATTGGCAAGGCGAGCTTTGCCAATCTATTTGGGAGCTTTGGTGAGACTGGAAGAGAGCAGGAAATATATCAATTGGGGCATGCTTTCGATCAACTTATTGCCTCAAAATATGAAGATGACTACAACCAGTGCGTCCAGATTGAGATTATTCGATTGCATTCGGATTTCAAACTCATCCAGTTTGCTCTCGATGTCTTAAATGACCTCAACAACCGCCAATTCAAGGCTATCCAGCACCAGGGAACTGTGCTGGTGACCGAAGGCGAAAAACTGCACCTGGTTTACTTGCCCAAGGAAGGGGTGTCCACAGAGGCTTTCTTTGGTCAGGAGCAAGGCTTGTCCGGTCTTGGAGACAGTATTCTGATTGCCACTAAAAATGAAGGCAAGACCAAGGAATTTCGTAAGTTCTTTGAGAAATTGGGCTATCAGGTCGAGAATCTCAACAACTATCCTGACCTGCCAGATGTGGCTGAGACAGGGACCACTTTTGAGGAGAATGCCCGTCTCAAGGCGGAAACCATTGCAGAGCTGACAGGCAAGATGGTCCTGGCAGATGATTCGGGTCTCAAGGTAGATGTCCTCGGCGGTTTACCAGGAGTTTGGTCAGCTCGTTTTTCAGGTCCAGAGGCGACAGACAGCCGTAACAATGCCAAGTTGCTCCACGAATTAGCCATGGTTTTTGAGACCAAGGACCGCTCGGCCCAGTTCCATTGCACCTTGGTCATGGCAGCACCGGGTCGGGAAAGCCTGGTGGTTGAGGCAGATTGGGCAGGCTATATTGGCACAGAACCCAAGGGAGAAAATGGCTTTGGCTACGATCCGCTCTTTTTGGTCGGTGAGACGGGCAAGACGTCGGCTGAACTTAGTCTAGAAGAGAAGAATAAGATTTCCCACCGGGCGCAAGCCTTAGAAAAATTGTTGGAGGCATTTCCAGTATGGCAGGAGCAAGCAAGACAATCCTAG
- a CDS encoding metallophosphoesterase, whose amino-acid sequence MAGASKTILVMSDSHGDRKIVEEIKNRYLGKVDAIFHNGDSELDSQDQLWEGMYVVNGNCDYFGGYPDRLITQLEDVTIAQTHGHLYGINYGWQRLDYWAQEVEADICLYGHLHVPDAELRGKTLFLNPGSVSQPRGLVRECLYALVTITDSHFHVEHYNRQHQIYQPLTKDIPR is encoded by the coding sequence ATGGCAGGAGCAAGCAAGACAATCCTAGTCATGAGTGATTCTCATGGAGACCGTAAGATTGTAGAGGAAATTAAGAACCGTTACCTTGGCAAGGTTGATGCAATCTTTCACAATGGAGATTCGGAGCTAGACAGCCAAGACCAGCTTTGGGAGGGAATGTACGTTGTCAATGGCAACTGTGACTACTTTGGTGGCTATCCAGATAGGCTGATTACCCAGTTGGAGGATGTGACCATTGCCCAGACCCACGGCCATCTCTATGGCATCAATTATGGTTGGCAGCGGTTGGATTATTGGGCCCAAGAAGTGGAGGCGGATATCTGTCTCTACGGGCATCTCCATGTGCCCGATGCAGAGCTGCGGGGCAAGACCCTCTTTCTCAATCCTGGATCAGTCAGTCAGCCACGGGGCTTGGTCAGAGAGTGCCTCTATGCCCTGGTGACCATTACAGATAGTCACTTCCATGTTGAACACTACAATCGTCAGCACCAGATTTATCAGCCACTAACAAAGGACATTCCACGATGA
- a CDS encoding CBS domain-containing protein has translation MIAREFEAFLLDQEETFLTPANKLAVIIDSHNIDHAKLLLSHMSYSRVPVVTEEGQFFGTIGLTEINRYQAENGLSDDELNSDISLIAKTDEETVGQDYDLTEVMRKLVDQSFLPVLGENGEFKGIITRKSILKAINALLHNFPLPSKEAKK, from the coding sequence ATGATTGCACGCGAATTTGAAGCATTTTTGCTGGATCAAGAAGAGACTTTTTTGACTCCGGCCAATAAGTTGGCGGTCATTATTGATAGCCATAATATCGACCATGCCAAGCTCCTGCTCAGCCACATGTCCTATTCACGGGTACCTGTAGTGACCGAAGAAGGACAATTTTTCGGCACCATTGGCCTGACGGAAATCAATCGTTACCAGGCTGAAAATGGTTTGAGCGATGATGAGCTTAATAGCGATATTTCCCTGATTGCAAAGACAGATGAGGAGACAGTTGGTCAAGATTACGACTTGACAGAAGTCATGCGAAAATTGGTCGACCAGTCCTTCCTTCCTGTTCTGGGTGAAAATGGGGAGTTCAAGGGGATTATTACTCGGAAATCCATTCTCAAGGCCATCAATGCCCTGCTCCACAACTTTCCCCTGCCGTCTAAAGAGGCAAAAAAATGA
- a CDS encoding RNA methyltransferase, with translation MDIIRSKTNNLVKQIKKLQQKKYRTSSYLIEGWHLLEEAGVAGATFEHILVLEEYAERVAGLPNVSLVTPDIMRDLADSKSPQGVLAQLALPRQDLPTSLTGKFLVLEDVQDPGNVGTMIRTADAAGFDGIFLTDKSADIYNIKVLRSMQGSHFHLPIYRLPVEELVRYLQAQGLPILATTLSSQSVDYKDFQPGPSFAMVMGNEGQGISAYMEEVAAQLVHISMPGQAESLNVAIAAGILMFSFI, from the coding sequence ATGGACATTATCCGCTCAAAGACCAATAATCTGGTCAAGCAAATCAAGAAATTGCAGCAGAAAAAATACCGGACCTCCTCCTATCTGATAGAGGGCTGGCACCTGCTAGAAGAGGCTGGTGTTGCTGGTGCGACTTTCGAGCATATCTTGGTCTTGGAAGAATACGCAGAGCGGGTTGCTGGTTTGCCCAATGTTAGTCTAGTGACACCTGACATCATGCGGGACCTGGCCGATTCCAAGTCTCCCCAGGGTGTCCTTGCCCAGCTGGCCCTTCCTAGACAAGACTTGCCAACAAGCCTTACCGGCAAATTCCTGGTCTTGGAAGATGTCCAGGACCCAGGCAATGTGGGCACCATGATTCGGACAGCAGACGCGGCTGGTTTTGACGGTATTTTTTTGACGGATAAGTCGGCTGATATTTACAATATTAAAGTTCTACGGTCCATGCAGGGAAGTCATTTTCATCTGCCGATTTATCGTCTGCCTGTGGAGGAGCTTGTCAGATACCTGCAGGCTCAAGGGTTGCCAATCTTAGCAACGACCCTGTCAAGCCAGTCGGTGGACTATAAGGACTTCCAACCTGGTCCTAGCTTTGCTATGGTTATGGGCAATGAAGGTCAAGGAATTTCAGCCTACATGGAGGAAGTGGCGGCCCAGCTGGTCCACATCAGCATGCCGGGTCAGGCGGAAAGTCTTAATGTGGCCATAGCGGCCGGTATTCTTATGTTTAGTTTTATTTAA
- a CDS encoding DegV family protein, producing MSRIKIVTDSSTTIEPHLLEELGITVVPLSVMIDGVVYSDSDLTEGQFLQLMRNAKSLPKTSQPPVGVFAETFADLAKDGSQVIAIVLSHALSGTVEAARQGATLSGVDVTVIDSSFTDQAAKFQVVEAARLAQAGASKEEILAAIEQVREKTELYIGVSTLENLVKGGRIGRVQGLLSSLLNIRIIMTMKNHQLEPIVKGRGNKTFKKWLDEFIGQLADKKVAEIGISYAGAADFAQQMKEQLQPYLAKDIAVLETGSIIQTHTGEDAWAILVRYE from the coding sequence ATGTCAAGGATTAAAATTGTAACAGATTCAAGCACCACTATCGAGCCACACTTGCTGGAAGAACTGGGAATTACGGTTGTTCCTCTTTCGGTGATGATTGATGGAGTGGTCTATTCGGATAGCGACCTGACAGAGGGGCAATTTTTACAACTGATGCGCAATGCTAAGAGCTTGCCGAAGACCAGTCAACCTCCAGTGGGGGTCTTTGCAGAAACCTTTGCTGATTTGGCCAAGGACGGTAGTCAAGTGATTGCCATCGTCTTATCTCACGCCCTTTCGGGCACCGTTGAGGCTGCTCGTCAAGGGGCAACCTTGTCCGGTGTTGATGTGACGGTTATTGATTCAAGCTTTACAGACCAGGCTGCTAAATTCCAGGTGGTTGAGGCTGCTCGTCTGGCTCAAGCTGGGGCTAGCAAGGAGGAAATCTTGGCGGCCATCGAGCAGGTGCGAGAAAAAACAGAATTGTATATTGGCGTATCGACGCTTGAAAATCTGGTTAAGGGAGGCCGTATTGGTCGCGTTCAAGGGCTCTTAAGCAGCTTGCTCAATATCCGTATCATTATGACCATGAAAAATCATCAGCTAGAGCCCATTGTGAAGGGTCGGGGCAACAAGACCTTCAAGAAATGGTTGGATGAGTTTATTGGTCAATTAGCCGATAAAAAGGTGGCTGAAATCGGCATTTCCTATGCAGGCGCAGCAGATTTTGCCCAGCAGATGAAAGAACAGTTACAGCCCTACCTAGCCAAGGATATCGCTGTCCTAGAAACCGGCTCTATCATACAAACCCACACTGGTGAAGATGCCTGGGCTATCTTAGTACGCTATGAATAA
- a CDS encoding YpmS family protein: protein MKPQKNGKIKIWKWLFLALLACNVGAYIVLINRVQDKREDLTVFVKNNPDDVKIGTFTTTREQLNQTLENYLKEYQTKDFEYSIALTSQQIVFEGSYKLFGVEIPLYLYFQPSKMKDGSIMLQIMEVSAGSLSLPKAEVLNYLKKNYKFPDYVHVDTEASRVQVQLQEMENKLGIYAKMNTLDLYNDQFIIDIYKTEIK from the coding sequence ATGAAACCCCAAAAGAATGGTAAGATAAAGATTTGGAAATGGTTGTTTTTGGCACTTCTAGCTTGTAATGTCGGTGCCTATATTGTCCTTATCAATCGTGTGCAGGATAAGCGTGAAGACTTGACGGTTTTCGTAAAAAATAATCCTGACGATGTCAAAATAGGGACATTTACGACCACAAGAGAACAGCTGAATCAGACACTTGAAAACTATCTCAAAGAATATCAAACCAAAGATTTTGAATATTCCATTGCCCTGACCAGCCAACAGATTGTCTTTGAGGGCAGTTACAAGTTGTTTGGTGTGGAAATTCCCCTCTATCTCTATTTCCAGCCAAGTAAGATGAAGGATGGAAGTATCATGTTGCAAATAATGGAAGTTTCAGCAGGCAGTCTATCTTTACCCAAAGCAGAGGTTCTAAATTATTTGAAGAAAAATTATAAATTTCCAGACTATGTCCATGTGGATACGGAGGCATCTAGAGTGCAGGTCCAGCTCCAGGAAATGGAGAATAAGCTAGGGATTTATGCCAAAATGAATACGCTTGATTTATATAATGACCAATTTATTATTGATATTTACAAAACAGAAATAAAATAA